In the Arachis ipaensis cultivar K30076 chromosome B10, Araip1.1, whole genome shotgun sequence genome, one interval contains:
- the LOC107623287 gene encoding transcription factor HRS1: MGSVPAELSLDIRPPTPPPPPPPSTPSFIPKTITDFLSALSTTGITASEKQSRINDFLSHLEDEYNKIHAFKRELPLSMLLLSDAIVALKEELEKCSEGERKSEPVLEVFIPLKREFDHSEDDEEHNNNNNNDNNNNNNNIRQEKECRDKMSWMSSVQLWNASSSTTLNNNNNNNAFDNNHKHHHQNHHHKFGTKKNQEFVVENPFQSHSNVRNNGGRGFMPFTSYTSCSVPVTTVALSATKEEKEDIGAINRLPLLTPAAAGGGVKTLREGSGSSGSRTSSNNRPVSTSSPPAAAHRTAMMPLQPQQTARKQRRCWSPELHRRFVNALQKLGGSQVATPKQIRELMQVDGLTNDEVKSHLQKYRLHTRRVPSGSGNHSHNHNQSVVVLGGLWMSQGQDQCNDSSKGSSSGSGSPQSPLHLATRSRGGMSPAEADDSMEDDEDAKSESYSWKSHTHHKQVKVVDV, translated from the exons ATGGGTTCGGTTCCTGCAGAACTGAGCTTAGACATTAGACCACCAACGCCACCACCCCCACCACCACCGTCAACACCAAGTTTCATTCCCAAAACCATAACTGATTTCCTCTCCGCGCTTTCAACCACGGGAATCACCGCATCTGAGAAGCAATCCAGGATCAACGATTTCCTCTCTCACTTGGAAGACGAATACAACAAGATCCACGCCTTCAAGCGCGAGCTTCCTCTCTCCATGCTCCTCCTCAGCGACG CAATTGTGGCACTGAAAGAGGAATTGGAGAAATGCAGTGAAGGTGAGCGTAAATCTGAGCCAGTGCTGGAAGTGTTCATTCCTTTGAAGAGAGAGTTCGATCATAGCGAAGACGATGaagaacataataataataataataatgataataacaacaacaataacaatattcGGCAGGAGAAAGAATGCAGAGATAAGATGAGTTGGATGAGTTCCGTTCAGCTCTGGAacgcttcttcttcaaccacacttaacaataataataataataatgccttTGATAATAATCACAAACACCATCACCAAAATCATCATCATAAATTCGGAACAAAG AAGAATCAGGAATTTGTGGTTGAGAATCCTTTTCAATCTCATAGCAATGTTAGAAATAATGGAGGAAGAGGGTTTATGCCTTTTACTTCATACACTTCTTGTTCAGTGCCGGTCACTACTGTGGCGCTCTCTGCAACCAAAGAAGAGAAGGAAGATATTGGTGCTATTAATAGGCTTCCTCTGTTGACCCCTGCTGCTGCTGGTGGTGGAGTGAAGACTCTCAGGGAAGGTTCTGGTTCGAGTGGATCCAGAACCAGCTCCAACAACAGGCCGGTTTCCACGTCTTCTCCTCCGGCGGCTGCCCACCGCACTGCCATGATGCCTCTTCAGCCTCAGCAGACTGCTAGGAAACAGAGGAGGTGCTGGTCCCCGGAGCTGCACCGACGATTTGTCAATGCGTTGCAAAAGCTTGGTGGTTCTCAAG TGGCAACACCAAAGCAGATTAGAGAACTCATGCAGGTTGATGGACTCACAAACGATGAAGTGAAGAGCCATTTACAA AAATACCGGCTTCATACAAGAAGAGTTCCATCTGGAAGTGGTAACCATAgtcataatcataatcaatctGTCGTAGTTCTTGGAGGATTGTGGATGTCACAAGGGCAAGATCAGTGCAATGACTCATCAAAGGGTAGTAGCTCTGGTTCGGGTTCGCCGCAGAGCCCCCTGCATTTAGCCACCAGATCTCGGGGAGGAATGTCCCCGGCTGAGGCTGATGACAGCATGGAAGATGATGAAGATGCAAAATCAGAAAGCTATAGTTGGAAAAGCCACACTCATCACAAACAAGTAAAAGTTGTTGATGTATAG